A genome region from Triticum aestivum cultivar Chinese Spring chromosome 2B, IWGSC CS RefSeq v2.1, whole genome shotgun sequence includes the following:
- the LOC123045293 gene encoding vacuolar protein-sorting-associated protein 11 homolog, with protein sequence MYQWRKFEFFEEKGAGRGGGGGAPAVPAEIAGRVTCSSGGRGRVAIGCDDGTVGLLDRGFRLSYGFQAYASSVLFLQQLKQRNVLVTVGDDDQASSQSSAVCLKVFDLDKVQEEGSSTTTPFCVQILRVFTNQFPEAKITSFLVLEEAPPILLIAIGLDNGCIYCIKGDIARERITRFTLQVEPVSDGTSSPITGLGFRVEGQAHQLFAITPSSITLFSLHHQPPRRQTLDQIGCETNAVAMSDRMDLIVGRPEAVYFYEVDGRGPCWAFDGEKKFVGWFRGYLLCIIEDQRSRKNTLNVYDLKNRLIAHSMPVGDVSHLVTEWGYIILIMSDKRILCIGEKDMESKLDMLFKKNLYTVAINLVQSQQADPASTAEVLRKYGDHLYGKQEYDEAMSQYIHTIGHLEPSYVIQKFLDAKRIHNLTNYLEKLHDRGLASKDHTTLLLNCYTKLKDVEKLNHFIKDEDGVGEIKFDVETAIRVCRAAGYHEHAMFVAKKAGRHELYLKILLEDLARYDEALQYISGLEANQAGLTVKEYGKILVDHRPAETVKILLRLCTDGGDPTTRRGSNSMRLLMIPSPMDFVNIFVHSPQYLMEFLENYIKAVKDSPAQTEIHNTLLELYISKDLSFPSMSQENGFDHHNSKERKGKEITNGYKSGTREKAKLGKEENKTAKDIVDRQRKGLALLKSAWTPEMEEPLYSVDLALIICNANAFKDGLLFLYEILKLYKEVISCYKQAHDHEGLIACCKKLGDSTQGGDPSLWGDLLNYFGELGEDCSKEVKEVLTYVEKADVLPPIVVLQTLSKNPCLTLSVVKDYIARKLEQESKLIEDDRKSVDKYQEETELMKREIEDLKTNAKVFQLSKCTACTFTLDLPAVHFMCMHSFHLRCLGDNEKECPECAPEYRSVMEAKQKLELNARDHDLFFRQLRGSKDGFSVVADYFSKGVVSKTTIPPENAP encoded by the exons ATGTACCAGTGGCGCAAGTTCGAGTTCTTCGAGGAGAAGGGGGCAGGGCGCGGTGGGGGAGGCGGCGCCCCGGCCGTGCCAGCCGAGATCGCGGGCCGAGTGACCTGCTCCTCGGGCGGCCGTGGCCGCGTCGCGATCGGCTGCGACGACGGCACCGTGGGGCTCCTCGACCGCGGGTTCCGCCTCTCCTACGGGTTCCAGGCCTACGCCTCATCCGTCCTCTTCCTCCAGCAGCTCAAG CAAAGAAATGTTCTTGTCACGGTTGGAGATGATGATCAAGCATCTTCACAGTCATCGGCAGTCTGTCTAAAAGTTTTCGACCTTGATAAAGTACAAGAAGAGGGTTCAAGTACGACAACCCCTTTCTGTGTTCAAATTTTGCGGGTCTTCACGAATCAATTTCCTGAGGCCAAG ATTACATCATTTTTGGTTTTAGAAGAAGCTCCTCCCATCCTGTTGATTGCTATCGGATTGGATAATGGTTGCATTTATTGCATCAAAGGTGATATTGCACGTGAGCGTATCACACGCTTCACATTGCAAGTTGAACCTGTTTCAGACGGCACAAGTTCACCTATTACTGGTCTTGGGTTCCGAGTTGAAGGGCAGGCACATCAGCTCTTTGCCATTACTCCTAGTTCCATAACCTTGTTCAGCTTGCATCATCAACCACCAAGGAGGCAAACACTTGACCAAATTGGTTGTGAGACCAATGCCGTAGCAATGAGTGACCGCATG GATCTGATTGTTGGTAGACCAGAAGCTGTGTATTTCTACGAAGTTGATGGTAGAGGCCCTTGTTGGGCTTTCGATGGTGAGAAGAAGTTTGTGGGTTGGTTTCGGGGTTATTTACTTTGCATAATTGAAGATCAGAGAAGCCGAAAGAATACTCTTAATGTTTACGATCTTAAGAATCGGTTAATTGCGCATAGCATGCCTGTGGGGGATGTTTCACATTTGGTCACTGAGTGGGGCTATATTATTCTCATAATGAGTGATAAAAGGATACTCTGCATTGGGGAGAAAGACATGGAAAGTAAGCTCGACATGTTATTTAAGAAAAATCTTTATACAGTCGCAATCAATCTTGTACAAAGTCAGCAGGCTGATCCTGCTTCAACTGCCGAGGTTCTACGTAAGTATGGTGACCATCTGTATGGAAAACAAGAATATGATGAGGCCATGTCTCAATATATCCACACCATTGGTCATCTTGAACCATCATATGTTATACAGAAGTTTCTCGATGCAAAGCGCATCCACAACCTGACAAATTATCTAGAAAAGTTACATGATAGAGGATTAGCATCCAAAGACCACACAACCCTTCTGTTGAACTGCTATACCAAATTGAAAGATGTTGAGAAGCTGAACCATTTCATCAAAGATGAAGATGGGGTAGGTGAAATTAAGTTTGATGTGGAAACTGCCATAagagtatgtcgtgcagctggaTATCATGAACATGCTATGTTTGTAGCCAAAAAGGCTGGGAGACATGAGCTGTATTTGAAGATTTTACTTGAGGATCTTGCTAGATATGATGAGGCGCTGCAGTATATATCTGGCCTTGAGGCAAATCAAGCTGGTCTTACTGTAAAAGAATATGGAAAAATTCTTGTGGACCATAGACCTGCTGAAACTGTTAAAATACTGTTGAGGCTTTGTACTGATGGGGGAGATCCTACGACAAGGAGAGGTTCAAATAGCATGCGCTTGCTTATGATACCTTCACCAATGGACTTTGTAAATATATTTGTGCACAGCCCACAATATCTCATGGAATTTCTAGAAAACTATATCAAAGCAGTCAAGGACTCACCTGCTCAGACAGAAATCCATAACACCCTTCTGGAGCTGTATATATCAAAAGATTTAAGCTTCCCATCTATGTCACAAGAAAATGGCTTTGATCATCACAATAGTAAAGAAAGAAAAGGGAAGGAAATTACAAACGGCTATAAATCAGGCACAAGGGAGAAAGCGAAACTtggaaaagaagaaaataaaacagCAAAGGATATTGTTGACAGACAAAGGAAAGGACTTGCTTTGCTGAAGTCTGCCTGGACACCTGAGATGGAAGAACCTTTGTATTCTGTTGATCTTGCTCTTATCATTTGTAATGCAAATGCATTTAAAGATGGCTTGTTATTTCTGTATGAGATATTAAAACTCTACAAAGAGGTTATCAGTTGCTACAAGCAAGCTCATGACCATGAAGGTTTAATTGCATGCTGTAAGAAGCTAGGGGACTCAACTCAAGGAGGGGATCCATCTCTCTGGGGTGACCTGTTGAATTATTTTGGTGAGCTTGGGGAAGATTGCTCTAAGGAAGTTAAAGAGGTCTTGACCTACGTTGAGAAGGCGGATGTTTTGCCTCCAATTGTTGTCCTACAGACACTATCAAAAAACCCATGCTTGACTCTCTCAGTTGTTAAGGATTACATTGCTCGCAAACTTGAGCAAGAATCAAAGCTAATCGAAGATGACAGAAAATCTGTTGACAAGTACCAG GAAGAGACAGAATTGATGAAAAGGGAGATAGAAGACCTCAAGACAAACGCAAAGGTTTTTCAACTAAGCAAGTGCACAGCATGCACCTTCACCCTAGATCTTCCTGCTGTCCATTTCATGTGCATGCACTCGTTCCATCTTCGCTGCCTTGGGGACAATGAGAAGGAGTGCCCGGAATGTGCACCTGAATACAGATCTGTTATGGAGGCAAAGCAGAAGCTAGAACTAAATGCCAGGGATCATGATCTCTTCTTCAGGCAGTTAAGGGGTTCGAAGGATGGCTTTTCTGTGGTAGCAGACTACTTCAGCAAGGGCGTAGTGAGCAAAACTACGATTCCACCTGAAAATGCCCCATAG